A part of Salvelinus alpinus chromosome 5, SLU_Salpinus.1, whole genome shotgun sequence genomic DNA contains:
- the bri3bp gene encoding BRI3-binding protein, with product MKGMKPHLILLLLFASLLCAETARSRKDSTNQNSFRRAANGFYQMLSNIFGEDNIRGLYKFFSKTTERFVHGVDSFLDTIWKIWTELLDVMGIDASNLSHYFSPTSLTNSPARALLLVAAVLVAYWFLSLFLGGFFYLLHIVFGRFFWLARVTLFALSCLYILQKFEGDPERAVLPLCFVMAVYFMTGPVGAYWRRGGGTASLEEKINHLDTQIRLLNIRLSRVIDSLERAGEK from the exons ATGAAGGGAATGAAACCGCACCTCATTCTGTTGCTGCTCTTCGCGTCTTTGCTTTGTGCAGAGACGGCCAGAAGCCGGAAAGATTCCACCAACCAGAATAGTTTCAGAAGGGCGGCCAACGGATTCTATCAAATGTTAAGCAATATTTTTGGAGAGGACAACATCAGAGGTCTTTACAAG TTCTTCTCCAAGACGACAGAACGCTTTGTCCATGGTGTCGACTCCTTCCTGGACACTATTTGGAAGATCTGGACAGAGCTGTTGGATGTGATGGGCATTGATG cctccaACCTGAGCCACTACTTCAGCCCAACGTCTTTGACAAACTCCCCGGCTCGTGCCCTGCTCCTAGTGGCTGCTGTGTTGGTGGCTTACTGGTTCCTCTCCCTGTTTCTGGGGGGATTCTTCTACCTGCTGCACATCGTATTTGGCCGTTTCTTCTGGCTGGCCCGAGTTACACTCTTTGCCCTCTCTTGCCTGTATATCTTGCAGAAGTTTGAGGGGGACCCCGAGCGTGCTGTGCTCCCTCTCTGCTTCGTAATGGCTGTGTACTTCATGACGGGGCCTGTGGGGGCGTACTGGCGTAGAGGTGGGGGTACTGCCTCTCTGGAGGAGAAGATCAATCACCTGGACACCCAGATCCGCTTGCTCAACATCCGGCTGAGCAGGGTCATCGACAGCCTGGAGCGCGCCGGGGAGAAGTAG